One Triticum dicoccoides isolate Atlit2015 ecotype Zavitan chromosome 4B, WEW_v2.0, whole genome shotgun sequence genomic window carries:
- the LOC119295494 gene encoding elongation factor P-like — translation MAALRHLAGATHNHRIAANSSSLFDLQRPPSCLAAARPLSLAPLRSRFTRLYALSSNDIKVGFNLEVDGAPWKILEFLHVKPGKGAAFVRTKMRNYITGNTVEKTFRAGSTIQEASISKETKQFTYKDGSQFVFMDLTSFEESRLNESDVGDRQKWLKEGMDCTLLYWNGRIIDFDLPITVRLTVTEADPGQGDSAQGGTKPATLETGAVVNVPSFVDVGDDVLIDSRTGQYMSRA, via the exons ATGGCCGCCCTCCGCCACCTCGCCGGCGCCACCCACAACCACCGCATCGCGGCCAACTCCTCCTCCCTCTTCGACCTCCAGCGGCCGCCTTCCTGCCTCGCCGCGGCGCGACCCCTCAGCCTCGCGCCCCTCCGCTCCCGCTTCACCC GGCTTTACGCGCTGTCCAGCAACGACATCAAGGTGGGGTTCAACCTGGAGGTGGACGGCGCGCCGTGGAAGATTCTTG AGTTTCTCCATGTCAAACCTGGAAAAGGTGCCGCTTTTGTGAGGACAAAAATGCGCAATTATATCACTGGCAACACAGTTGAGAAAACCTTTCGAGCTGGAAGTACG ATCCAGGAAGCTTCTATTTCAAAGGAAACCAAACAATTCACCTACAAGGATGGCTCCCAGTTTGTGTTCATGGATTTG ACGTCCTTTGAAGAGAGCCGCTTAAACGAGTCAGATGTTGGCGACAGGCAGAAGTGGTTGAAAGAAGGAATGGACTGCACTTTGTTATACTGGAATGGACGG ATCATTGATTTTGATCTTCCCATCACTGTTAGGCTGACCGTAACCGAGGCTGATCCAGGGCAAGGTGACAGTGCACAAG GAGGAACAAAGCCTGCAACTCTGGAAACAGGAGCTGTTGTCAATGTGCCGTCTTTCGTTGATGTAGGCGATGATGTTCTAATTGACTCGAGAACCGGGCAGTATATGAGCCGGGCATAG
- the LOC119292594 gene encoding protein TOC75, chloroplastic-like, which produces MGFTAVAISSSKPKSRSESPRNAALASTISANSGSTGLPYPGSGGAQDGGRGFGGLLSWLFNAGAAHAAEEKPPSRDWDAHEFGARTTVPFARLQGAKRYKVSDVRFLDRRALGGGGARVTGPDDPLFEGAALRPGEVYTRSQLLGELEALSSCGMFEGVSVEAVRPQPDGTLGLTVSYAETLWPPAKWFSCVNVGGLLPAQVHEVEDDDMTEREKIALRRRHERAYQQRLGRAKACILPEPVRGEVVEMVRKQGRVSARLLQRIRDCVQRWYHDEGFVCAQVINFGNLDAGEVLCEVVEGEVTGVEYQFQDKLGNVVQGNTQLPVIDRELPQQLRPGHIFNIGAGKQALKNINALGLFSNIEVNPRPDDTKEGGVIVEIKLKEQDPKSADVETVWNFVPGDQGRPTLASIQPGGGVTFEHRNIGGLNRSLTGSFSSSNLLNPQDDVSFKLEYTHPYLDGVEDRSRNRIFKASCFNTKKLSPVFVAGPNMDDAPPIWVDRVGIKANITENLTKQSKFTYGLVLEEITTRDESNDVCTHGLRTTATGALGMDGPPTTFSGTGVDRMAFLQANVTRDNTEFVNGETIGDRCIFQVDQGLGIGSRNPFFNRHQLTVTKFVNLTSKRREPGSRRRPCSSPMAATQGAWGTCRATTRSRSEGLTRSGGLRHGRARRLQEPSRGRDGGAHPCPRDEEHARVRFCRAWHRPRELQGRQGEPYRVLPPRRPGIVVRRGRPAWPAQGGVRRRPQRRHGIRLLQIRRQVLDWTDDRPSAQPPQLRPHIHFPTCTLLPHSPFVSC; this is translated from the exons ATGGGGTTCACCGCCGTAGCCATATCGTCCTCCAAACCAAAGTCCCGCTCCGAGAGCCCCCGCAACGCGGCCCTCGCGTCCACCATCTCCGCCAATTCGGGCAGCACCGGTCTTCCTTATCCCGGCAGCGGAGGCGCCCAAGATGGTGGCCGCGGCTTCGGAGGCCTCCTATCGTGGCTCTTCAACGCCGGCGCGGCGCACGCCGCGGAGGAGAAGCCGCCGTCGAGGGACTGGGACGCGCACGAGTTCGGGGCCAGGACGACGGTGCCGTTCGCGAGGCTGCAAGGGGCCAAGAGGTACAAGGTCTCCGACGTCAGGTTCCTCGACCGCCGCGCGCTCGGCGGCGGGGGCGCGCGCGTCACGGGGCCCGACGATCCCCTGTTCGAGGGGGCGGCGCTGCGGCCCGGCGAGGTGTATACCCGGTCGCAGCTGCTCGGGGAGCTCGAGGCGCTGTCCTCGTGCGGCATGTTCGAGGGCGTCAGCGTGGAGGCGGTCAGGCCCCAGCCCGACGGCACCCTCGGCCTAACCGTCTCCTACGCCGAGACCCTCTGGCCCCCGGCGAAGTGGTTCAGCTGCGTCAACGTTGGCGGCCTATTGCCGGCGCAGGTCCACGAGGTCGAGGACGATGACATGACGGAGAGGGAGAAGATCGCGCTCCGGCGGAGGCATGAGAGGGCGTATCAGCAGCGCCTCGGGCGGGCCAAGGCGTGCATCCTGCCGGAGCCCGTGCGCGGAGAGGTGGTGGAGATGGTGAGGAAGCAGGGACGGGTGAGCGCCAGGCTGCTGCAGAGGATCAGGGACTGCGTCCAGAGGTGGTACCACGACGAGGGGTTCGTGTGCGCTCAGGTGATCAATTTTGGGAATCTTGACGCCGGCGAGGTTTTGTGCGAGGTCGTCGAGGGGGAGGTAACCGGGGTGGAGTACCAGTTCCAAGACAAGCTCGGCAATGTCGTCCAGGGGAACACCCAGCTCCCTGTAATTGACAGGGAGCTGCCCCAGCAG CTTCGACCAGGTCATATCTTTAACATTGGGGCAGGGAAACAAGCTCTGAAGAACATAAATGCGCTCGGACTATTCTCCAACATAGAGGTGAATCCACGACCTGATGACACAAAAGAAGGGGGCGTAATTGTTGAAATCAAGCTCAAAGAACAAGATCCCAAATCAGCCGACGTGGAGACAGTGTGGAACTTTGTACCAGGGGATCAGGGACGACCAACTCTT GCATCCATTCAACCTGGAGGAGGTGTGACCTTTGAGCACCGCAACATCGGTGGCCTGAACCGATCTCTCACTGGTTctttctcatcgagcaacctgctCAACCCTCAG GATGATGTTTCATTCAAGCTCGAGTACACACATCCTTACTTGGACGGTGTGGAGGACCGGAGCAGGAACCGTATCTTCAAAGCCAGTTGCTTCAACACCAAGAAACTCAGCCCTGTCTTTGTAGCCGGCCCCAACATGGACGATGCTCCACCCATCTGGGTCGACAGAGTTGGAATCAAAGCTAACATAACAGAG aacctCACAAAGCAGAGCAAGTTCACTTATGGCCTCGTGTTGGAGGAGATCACAACGCGTGATGAGAGCAATGATGTGTGCACACATGGGCTTCGGACGACGGCCACCGGTGCCCTTGGCATGGACGGCCCCCCTACGACGTTCAGCGGCACCGGTGTGGACAGGATGGCGTTTCTTCAGGCCAATGTGACCCGGGATAACACGGAGTTCGTCAACGGCGAGACCATCGGCGACAGATGCATCTTCCAG GTGGACCAGGGCCTGGGCATCGGGAGCAGGAACCCGTTCTTCAACCGCCACCAGCTGACGGTCACGAAGTTCGTGAACCTAACAAGCAAGAGAAGGGAGCCGGGAAGCCGCCGCCGGCCGTGCTCGTCGCCCATGGCCGCTACGCAGGGTGCGTGGGGGACCTGCCGAGCTACGACGCGTTCGCGCTCGGAGGGCCTCACTCGGTCAGGGGGGCTACGGCATGGGCGAGCTCGGCGCCTGCAGGAACCTTCTCGAG GTCGCGACGGAGGTGCGCATCCCTGTCCCCGTGATGAAGAACACGCACGTGTACGCTTTTGCCGAGCATGGCACCGACCTCGGGAGCTCCAAGGACGTCAAGGGGAACCCTACAGAGTTCTTCCGCCGCGCCGGCCAGGGATCGTCGTAAGGCGTGGGCGTCCGGCTTGGCCCGCTCAGGGCGGAGTACGCCGTCGACCACAACGCCGGCACGGGATCCGTCTTCTTCAGATACGGCGACAGGTTCTAGACTGGACGGATGACCGGCCCTCCGCGCAACCGCCCCAGCTCAGGCCACATATACATTTTCCAACGTGTACTTTGCTTCCACATTCACCGTTTGTTAGCTGCTAA
- the LOC119295495 gene encoding vacuolar-sorting receptor 1-like, producing the protein MASPPPPLLLTLVWAAALLWCGGCDARFVVEKNSLRVTAPEALKGAYECAIGNFGVPQYGGTMVGVVAYPKANRKACKGFDDFDVSFKARPGALPTFLLVDRGDCYFTKKAWNAQNAGAAAILVADDRDEPLITMDTPEESGRVEYLENITIPSTLISKSFGDRLKKAIDNGEMVNVNLDWRESLPHPDERVEYEFWTNSNDECGPKCDSQIDFVKSFKGAAQILEKKGYTQFTPHYITWYCPEAYTLSKQCKSQCINHGRYCAPDPDQDFSKGYDGKDVVVQNLRQVCVYKVAKESKKPWLWWDYVTDFAVRCPMKEKKYTKECADGVVKSLGLDHKAIDKCIGDPDADEENPILKAEQDAQIGNGSRGDVTILPTLVINNRQYRGKLDKAAVLKALCAGFRETTEPAVCLSEDIQTNECLENNGGCWQDKAANITACKDTFRGKVCECPVVKGVKFVGDGYTHCEASGGGRCEINNGGCWKETMNGRTYSACTADSCKCPDGFKGDGIHKCEDIDECKERTACQCKECNCKNTWGSYECGCSGGLLYMKEHDTCISKSTAAQVGWNFLWVVFFGLAATGIAGYAVYKYRIRRYMDSEIRAIMAQYMPLESQGEIPSNAHHIEM; encoded by the exons ATggcgtccccgccgccgccgctgctgctaacGCTGGTGTGGGCGGCGGCGCTCCTGTGGTGCGGCGGATGCGACGCGCGGTTCGTTGTGGAGAAGAACAGCCTCAGGGTGACGGCACCGGAGGCGCTCAAGGGCGCCTACGAGTGCGCCATCGGCAACTTCGGCGTGCCGCAGTACGGCGGCACTATGGTCGGCGTCGTGGCCTACCCCAAGGCCAACCGGAAGGCTTGCAAGGGGTTCGATGACTTCGATGTTTCCTTCAAGGCCAGGCCCGGGGCGCTGCCCACCTTCCTGCTCGTCGATAGGGGAG ATTGCTATTTCACAAAGAAGGCATGGAATGCGCAAAATGCAGGTGCAGCGGCGATCCTTGTTGCCGATGACAGGGATGAACCTTTAATCACGATGGACACGCCTGAAGAGAGTGGAAGGGTGGAATATTTAGAGAACATCACCATCCCCTCTACGCTAATATCCAAAAGCTTCGGGGACAGGCTCAAGAAAGCTATCGATAATGGAGAAATGGTTAATGTGAACTTGGATTGGAGGGAGTCTCTGCCCCACCCCGATGAACGTGTTGAGTATGAATTCTGGACTAACAGCAACGATGAATGTGGTCCAAAATGCGATAGCCAGATTGATTTCGTCAAGAGCTTTAAAGGAGCAGCCCAGATACTTGAGAAGAAGGGATACACACAGTTCACGCCTCATTACATTACATGGTATTGCCCGGAGGCCTACACTTTAAGTAAGCAGTGCAAATCCCAGTGTATCAACCATGGGAGGTATTGTGCACCTGATCCGGATCAGGATTTCAGCAAAGGGTATGATGGGAAAGATGTAGTGGTACAAAATTTACGACAAGTCTGTGTGTATAAAGTTGCCAAGGAGAGCAAGAAACCTTGGCTGTGGTGGGATTATGTGACTGATTTTGCAGTTCGGTGCCCAATGAAAGAAAAGAAGTACACCAAGGAATGTGCTGATGGAGTTGTCAAATCACTTG GCCTTGATCACAAAGCAATAGATAAATGTATTGGTGATCCAGATGCTGATGAAGAAAACCCTATTTTGAAAGCTGAACAGGATGCACAG ATTGGCAATGGCTCTCGTGGTGATGTCACCATCTTACCAACTCTTGTAATTAACAATAGACAATACAGAG GGAAACTCGACAAAGCAGCAGTTCTTAAAGCACTTTGTGCTGGATTTCGAGAAACTACCGAGCCAGCTGTTTGCTTGAGTGAAG ATATACAAACAAATGAGTGCTTGGAGAACAATGGTGGCTGTTGGCAAGACAAGGCTGCTAACATCACTGCTTGCAAG GACACTTTCCGTGGAAAAGTGTGTGAATGTCCAGTTGTGAAAGGTGTAAAATTCGTTGGTGATGGCTACACTCATTGTGAAG CTTCCGGAGGTGGGCGGTGTGAGATTAACAATGGAGGCTGTTGGAAAGAAACCATGAATGGCCGGACATACTCTGCTTGTACT GCTGATAGCTGTAAGTGCCCGGATGGGTTCAAAGGGGATGGAATCCACAAATGTGAAG ATATTGATGAATGCAAGGAAAGGACTGCATGCCAGTGTAAGGAATGCAACTGCAAGAACACATGGGGAAGTTATGAGTGCGGCTGCAGCGGAGGCTTGCTGTACATGAAGGAGCATGACACATGCATAA GCAAGAGTACAGCAGCACAGGTAGGCTGGAACTTCCTGTGGGTCGTCTTCTTCGGCCTGGCGGCAACAGGAATTGCAGGATATGCAGTGTACAAGTATCGGATCCGG AGGTACATGGATTCAGAGATCCGTGCCATCATGGCGCAGTACATGCCCCTTGAGAGTCAGGGAGAGATTCCCAGTAATGCTCACCATATTGAGATGTGA